The genomic DNA GAACAGTAGAATTACCACACGGTCCAGCACTGATACGGGCATTTGCTCAAGAGAACTGGAAGCAGGCCTTCAAGGAGATCTCTGACAGCCGTGGTCACAGCGGCATCATTCACAAGAGCTAGAGTCGAGCGGCCCAAGCGTCCACCGAGGGATGAGTAGAGAAGCAAACGCGGTCCCGCCCGCGGAACAGTGTTCAGCCTTTAAGAGGAAGCGAGTCTGACTCCAATGTGGGTGAGGCATGAGGACCTTGAGGCTGGAGACGCAGGGCAGTCACAGAGAGACAACTACGACGTGACCCCCCTTCTCTGAGGTGCTtcggggacagaggagggagggtgCGTGCCAGGGGCGGCGGAGGGGCAATGGCCAGTCTGTGTCCCACAGGGACGCGGCTTCATTTTCCCAAGAATGGAAGAGTCTGGGGGACGGGCGGCGGGATGGTTGCCCCACGTCAAGAATGTGCTTAGCACCCCTGAACTGTATGCTTGAAGATTGTTAAGACTGTAGACGTGGTGTTACGTGCATTTGGCATCAAtagagacaaattttaaaaaagaagaataagaggAAGGGAGCGTTCACACCGTGAAGAGACGCAGAGGAAATTTACACACCCGGGCGGGAATGAAAAAGCCACCCACGGAGTCCCCGCGCTGTCTGTGCATCCTGCCCTAGGAGGTCCCTGGAAGGACCCAGGGTGGAGACGCTACGCCAACAGGTGCCGCGGGCTGCACtggaagggtggggtggggcacagaGCGACCCCGGAGCGTGACGGGGACCCCAGACCCAAACACTGGCTGCCTGTGCCTCCCCCAGCGCCCAAGGCCATCTGTGAACTTGAGGGTGCCCGGAGCTCCGCTGGGGTGGCGCTCCTGCATGGGGCCGGAAATATTCTCCAGGGGGTGAGAGCCCCAACGGCGATAAGCACCTTGTGCTTTTCCTTCCCCGCTGTGGTTGTCCCGTGCTCCTCGGGTCCTGAACCTGACACGCTGGCTTCAGGGTCTTGTCAGGGCTCTGGGTTGGCCCAGGTGGGAAGGTATCCAGTCCCTATTACCCCATCTTGGCAGCAACCTGCGTCCCACAGCCTGCCACCTCTCCAGGGGATGAGAACAGCACTCGGGAggaccccaggcccccaggagctGTGCTGCCCACAGCCCCACGGCCGGCTGTCTGGGCCGCTTTGCCCAgctggggtggtgggtggagaTGGGCCCCGGCCCGGCGCCGCAGGCCTCTCCCCATGTGCAGGTGGCCAGGCTCCGGAGCCCCGGGGACGCATGTGGTGCCCAGCAGCCCTGACCATCTTACACCAGGGCGGGAGAACCACCCCGCAGCCCTGCCCAGAGCAGTTGTGACCTACCCTTGGGGACCTCTCATCCCACCTCCCAGAGATGTTCAGGCAGGACGAGAGCACTGTCGGGTCCAAACCCCGGGACCCTGCCCCTGTGAGAGTCAGATGAAAGGAAGCAGGTCAGCCGGTGAAGTGAGTTTATTGGGGTCTGGGGAGGTGCCAACAGGTCGGAGGGTGAGGCCAGGTGACCCGAGCCGAGCTGAGGAActgggagggaaggcaggtgaCCCAGGGCAGGTGGAGGTGCGTCCCGGGAGCAGGAGCCCCGGAGAGCCGCAGGGTCAGTGTTCTTAGGAGGGAAGAGGTGAAGTCAGCTCAGGAGACTGGACAGCCAGGGGGACCCCATCATGGGTAGGGGCACCCCATCATGGGTAGGGGCAGCTACCTAGCACAGGTGAGGGCTGGGTGGGGCCTGAGCCCAGCGCCCCGGGGGCACGTATCCCATCAGCGGGAGCACATGGGACGGCACAGCAGGGACATGCTGGAGGCCTGGCGGCAGCAGCTGGACTGGCAAGGGGAAGAGGATGAGCAGCAGGCGGGCCTGCACACGGGGCGGCAGAGGAGGGACACGCAGGAAGAGGGTCTGCAGGGGCTAggctggcagcagggggaggcCTGGCAGCAGACGGGTTTGCAGCAGACAGGGGTGCAGCACACCggcttgcagcagacaggggtACAGCACACAGGCTTGCAGCAGACAGAGGTACAGCAGACAggcttgcagcagacaggggtgcagcagatgggcttgcagcagacaggggtgcagcacacgggcttgcagcagacagacaCACCGCAGCCCTCCTGGCAGGGGGAGCAGCTGCCGCACGAGGGCTGGCAGGAGCCGGGGCAGGCTGGTGGGCAGGAGCTGGACCCGCAGCTTgcaggggtgcagaggagggTCAGGCAGGAGGCCGGGGCGCAGCAGGGGGGCTCGCAGTAGCTCTCGGGACAGTCGTCCACCTGCCAGGGGGAGTCGGGGCAGGAGTCGCCAGAGCCGGGCAGGCAGACGCGGCTGTCATAGCTCAGGTCGCTGGAGCAGACGGACAGGGTGGAGGCGGCCATGGTGTGGGTgctggggcggggtgtgggtgagtgtgtgggtgcgggtgtgggtgtgagtgtgCGAGGTGCTGGGCTGTCGGCTTTTATAGCCCTCCTGGTGCGTGTGTTGTCCCAACAACAGGCTTAGTGAAGCCTCCCCTTCCTTATTGTTCAGCGTGTTTATTCCCACGGCTGGTCACCGTCTGCCGCTGGCTTGTGGGGCTCCCGACCTGCGTTTGTCCTCAGAGGAAAGACCGTGGAAATGCTTTGATGCTTTTGTGGAGACCATAGCAATAGGTGATTTTCTTAAAGTGACAGCTTGTGCTCCCTCCCacggtggggggcaggggcgccGTTCTCCTCAAGGGAAGGGCTGAGGCGGGAGCAATCCTGGAACGTGGGCTTTGAGCGGGAGTGAAATGTTCAGCTCTGGACAGTTCTGATGAGGCTCAAGCGGCCTGGCCATGGGGTTTGTGGGCTGATGCTGCTGGTTGTAGTGGGTGTTGATGGGGCATGGgtctcccaggacagagccctAGGGCAGGTGTGAGAAAAGTGTCCTGGGGGCAGAGACTGGCGCATAGATGGGGCCAAGGACCCGGATGCAGGTTAGCACAGTAGGAATAACCATGATGGGCAATGCATTTGCTTCATTGCTTCCTGCCCAGATACTTGGTTCCACGCCTGAGACGTAGTGAGTATGCAACACCCTGCACGGCCCCTCATGCCCTCACGGACACTTGGCCGCCATCCTCTGCCGAGTTCCTGAAGCGGCGAGGGCAGGGCCTTGGTGATGCTTTGAGCTGCAGGGCTCCATCAAGACTCGTGGGGACCAGTGGGTGTCAGGGTTTAAAGCCTCATCAGCTCTGATGGGTGGGactgggggctgccctgggggcgGCAGGGCAGTCAATCCTCAGTGGAGAAATGGTATcatctcaaagaaataatgacttAAATCTTTCCAAATCTATTGAAAAACTTTAATCTACACATCCAGGAACTCAATGCACTGCTAATGGGGCAGGCACAAAAGACCCACAAACGGACCCATCACGGTGAGGGTGCTGACAGTCAAAGGCAGGAGAAAAGCATCGAGTCACCCACAAGGGCACACCGTGAGTTCCACAGCCGAGTTCTCATCACGGACGGGGGATGAGGTCGTCAAAGTGCTCAAGAGAAAGGAAGTGTCAATCAGGAATCGTCTGTCCAACAAGGCTAGTTTTACAAATGAGTCAGAATACATTCCCAGGGAAATAAAAACGGAGGGAATTTGATGTTGGCAGGCCCCCCCATAGAAGATGCAGTGAGGGGAGTCCCTCAGGCTGAAGGGGAGCAACCCCAGCTGGGAATTCTGATCCCCAGGGGGACAGGAAGCACACCAGTGAAGGTGGTCACGTGATTACAACGGACGGTGCAGATGCGTGCTTTTCTCCCTCACTGAGTCTTAGACGGCTTGCTAAGTTGGAAAGCAGCTGCCTACACAGAATTGCACGTACCGCTTTGCTGGGCCTGTGTGTGATGTGATGTATTTGACAACATGGGACCAACGAAGCAGGTGGGAGCAAAGCCGCATCCAGCGGAGGAAATGACCCCGGATGGCAACTCAGATCCAcaggaaaatgtgaaaagaacTAGAAGCAATAAAAGGCTGTAAATAGAATACTCACTTTCCCGTCTTCTCTCAGCTTCTTAGAAGTCATAAAAGCATCTTAGGTAATAATTATGACAATATATCGAGTGTTTTTCAACATTGACAGATGGAGTATATGTAAGAGCAAGACCACAAAGAGATAGGAAGGGATGGAGGTCTGTAGAAACAGCGTGTTTTTACGCCATGGAATTGACTTAGTGTAAACAGGAAGCTGATTCTactaagttaaaataaatatatggaagcCCTAGAGCAAAACtaggaaaaaactaaaaaaaaaaaaaaaagaaaaaaaagaaaaagaaaaaccattaaaGATACAAAAtgctgaatgagaaaatattcacTAAGTGCAAAAGAGTGtgtcaaaggagagagagaggagcccaCACGAGAAGACACAAGACAGAGAAAGCAGAACGGCAAAGCAGCAGGCAAGATCCAGCTGCAGCCAACTGGAGCCGCTGGTGGAGATCGTGTTACGGAAAATCGCCAGGCATGCTGGGTTAGCCCAGCGCTCCCAGCGTTAGAACTAGAGTTAGGTTCCTGTGGGCCTCTGGTCCCATCTTCATCAACCGATCAATACAGAgcctccttgtgtgtgtgtctaggagAATCGCAGCCTCTTCCTTCACTGTAATGCTTGTGACAGCAGGTGTGTGGGTTTTTCCCACCGACCAGCCCTCTGATGCTCTCTGGGTGTCCCACACTCAGTTCCAATCCAACCCTAACCTAGTGCAGGCAGACTCCCAGGTTAAGGACTCAGGCCCGCAAGACTGgctccacttcagatgccagcaGTAGACACCCCGTCACCCACAACTTCCATCTGACTCAGCtacaaatcagaggttcccatgacctcCTCCTCGGGTTCAACCCTCAGCTAGGGCACCTCACAGAACCCAGGAAAAGAGCTGACTTCCTATTGGTGACCTTATTGCAAAGGATATTTTGCAGACAAACAGCCACGTGGAGGGATACACAGGGCGAGGTCTGCGCGGGTCCTGGGTGAAGGagcttctctccctgcagaactgGGGTGCGCCACCCTCCTGGCACGTGGACATGTTCATCAAACTGGAAGCTCCCAGAATTCCATACATTTGGATTTTTAGGGAGGCTTCACTGTGTAGGCATGGTTGATTATTAACTCAATTTCTAGCCCCTCTCCCCTTTCCTGAGGACAGGGATGGGGCTGAAAGCACCAGGCTTCTAATCAgagcttggtctttctggtgagtAGCCCCCATCCTGAAGCCAACTAAGAATTACCTCATTATAACAAATTCATTCCTATCACCcaagaaattccaagggatttaggagtGCAGTGTTAGAAACTGTGGTCAGAGACCAAACTTTAGTGAAAACCAAGGACAGagacatatatattttaccatatatatatataatatgtcaaaatacattattatttcacAGTGAATACTTAATATTCATTGCTGACTCTTTAACACTGAAGTCCCTTCCAACAGCAACATAACACACCTGAACGAAGCTTATCTAtcacatgtattttctctgtgaggcacatcacagccttcctGATTTATGAGGCCATTTCAAACAGTGACATCACCAAAGAGAAGCACAAGAACATGGAAAGTGTGGCACTAAATAGACATCACAGGACACTTGTTTGCAGCATTAACTGAAATAAGACGTGGAGCATCTTGTTTGACCTCAGCTGGGAACACGCATGTGGGGCCACCCAATGTTTTGCTGTTCTGTGCATGTCCACAAATGAATGTGAAGCCACCGTGAGTACTGACTTTGAGGCTACAAATCAATTTCAGTGAGTAGGTGAACCTGTAAATGCGATATCCATGAATAATGAGGATCAACTATATATCAATAATAGCATCAATTGTGAATTAATACAATCAAAGGGAAGATTGTTCTTCTGAATAAAATTGAGATTCAACTATACACTCACTATAGGAAATGCACTTTTATAGTAAAAGATACAGCTAGATTGaaagtaaaatgatggaaaaagatataccatggaAACAGTAACAACAAgaagatattaatattttactaacatcagataaagtagactttaaaacaaaaattgctACTGGAGACAAATAGTGACATTTTATAGTGATAAAAGTTCAATCCATGaggaatatataataattataaacatacacacaaataataaCAGCACCAAAATACACAATCAAAAGCTAACAGACATACaggaaaaaacagaataatattcATTGAAGACCTCAATATCCCAATTTCAACAATGGACAGAACAACCTGAAAGAAGATCAATAAGGACACAAAGAACAGCGCTGCAAACCAGCGAGACCTAATGGACATCTGTCAGACACCTCCGCCACCAACAGCAGAGTATAGCCTCTTCAGAAATGCACATAGTATCCTCAGAATGGAACATAGgctaggccataaaacaaacccTAATATGTTAAAATGGATAGAAATAACACAAACTGTGTTCTCTGGCCACAATGGAGTGATATTAGAAATTAGTAacagagggctcctgggtggctcagtggcggagtatctgccttcaactcaggttttgatcctggggtcctgggaccgagtccctcatctggctccccacagggagcctgcttctccctctgcctgtgcctctgccattctttctgtgtctctcatgaataaataaataatatcttaaaaaagaacttaGTAACAGAAAAAACTGGAGGGATTCATaaacatgtggaaattaaacaacacactcctaAATAACCAAAAGAtcaaagcagaataaaaaaagaaaatcatacaatacttttaaatgaatgaaagtgaaaaacaaaatactataaTTTATGGAATGCAGCTATAACACTTCTTAGAGATTTACAGCTGTAAGCACCTAtactaagaaagaagaaaggcctCAAATCAATTACCTAAACTTTCACTTTAAGGCACTGCagacaagcagaaggaaggaaataataaagattagggcataaataagtgagacagagaatagaaaaatgagaaaatcaataaaattggctcttgaaaagataaataaatttgacAACATTTTAGCTACATTGATCAtgaaaaagagagggggagaagactcaaataatgagaatcacaaatgaaagaggggacACTGCTATCagccttacagaaataaaaaggattacagAGAAATgctatgaacaactatatgccaataaagtatataaattagATTAAATGGATACTTGAAAACAAGATAACTGCAAAAGTAGTTACTCTGAGAGCTGTAGagaatcagttttgttttttaaaagatatatattttttaaagatttttatttatgtattaatgtgagacacagagaaagaggcagagacacaggcagagggagaagcaggctccctgtggggagcccgatgcaggacttgaacccggatcccaggatcatgacctgaggcaatggcagatgctcaaccactgagccacccaggtgtcccaagttttgttttgttaaagaaaatctaaatccATGGGAAAACATCCCAATTCAAGGATGAGAAGACCTGACACTATGCAGATGGCAGTTATCTCCCATTTACAGACTTATGCAATCCTTATCAGAATCCAAGTTGACTTCTTAGTACAAATTGAAAGTTGttgttaaaattcatatggaatgcAGAATAAGCCAGAACAGAATAAGCCCAAACAACCTTGAATAAGAACAaatttgggggcccctgggtggctcagttgattaagcatctgccttcagctcaggtcatgatcccaggatcctggaatgaagccctgcatcagggtccatgctcagcggagcctgcttctccctctgcctctcttcttccccctgcctgtgtgcgtgttctctctctctctctctctctctctctccccttccccccctctctcaaataaataaataaataaaatcttttaaaaattggaagacacacatttcccaatttcaaaatttactacaaagctatacttactaagacagtatggtactggcataaggacagaCAATAAATTggtatttattgattcatcaatGGAATACAATTGAGAGTCCAAAAGTAAATCCATATATCTATGGTCAATTGACTTCAACAAGGGTTAAGACCATTCAATAGGGAAAgtatggtctcttcaacaaatagtggtgGTACTGCTGGACATCTGTGTGCAAAAGAAGGAAGTAGGCCACTACCTCTCACcaaaattaattacaaaaattaactcacaaaCTCACACGGaccaaagactaaaataaaagcactaaagctataaaactattagaagtaaaCATTGGGATAGGTTTTTTTGACCTCagatttggcaatggattctaAGATATGACGTTAAAAGtataagcaagaaaagaaaaaaaaaagataaatctggcttcatcaaaattaagaggTTTTGTAAAAGCTTCAAAGAACACTACAaaggtgaaaagacaacctacaaaagaggagaaaatatttgcaagtcatatatgaTATGGGGCTTcaatttaaaatacattgaaaattcATCACTCCACAACAagaaaaaattcacttaaaattagGCAAGGGACTTGGATATGTATTTCTCCAAAAAGATGGACAAAcagccaacacacacatgaaaaaacaTACAACATTATTATTCATCACAGAATGAAAATCAGGACCCCATGAGATGCCACTTGCTGCCCATGAAGATggctagattaaaaaaataagatcataagaagtgctgacaaggatgtggagaaattgccAGATAGTGCAGCTACCTCGGAAAACAGTCTGGCAAGTCCTAAAAAGTTAAtcatagagggatgcctgggtggttcagtcggttaggcgtccgactcttgatttcggctcaggtcatggtctcagggttgtgagatcaatccccacgttgagctccaggctgagctcagagcccgcttaagattctctctctccctttccctttgcacCCCCCCTTAAAAATGTAATCATAGAGtcgccatatgacccagcaagtcCACACCTAactatatacccaagagaattaaaaatatatgtccacacgaAACCATGTAAGTAAGGTTTATAGGAGCACTATTCACTGTGGCCAAAGGgtagaaacagcccaaatatccatcagctgatgaatggataaacaaatagtCATAGGTCCATGCAGTTGAAAATGATTTagccaagaaaggaaggaagtactGATGAATGCTCCACACACATGAACCTTGAAGACACGctacatgaaagaagccaggagcaagaccatatatatgtgaatggatccaattacatgaaatgtccagagtagGCAAACAAGTAGGACATAAAGTCAACTAGTTGTTGCTGGTTACAGGGGGTGGCAACCCAAGGGCATAGGGGGGTCTTCCTGAAGTGGTGGCAAGTGGCAAATTGCCCACAGCAAGGGCTGCACAGATCGCTGGGGACACTGAACATCACCAAATTGTGCACTTGGCACAGAGAATTAGGGAATGGTGTGGTATGGGAAGTGTAGCTCAaagaagctgttaaaaaaaatcatctttcagACCTAAAAATGCACagagattgaaagtgaagggatggagaaatatctatcatgcaaatggatgtcaaaagaaagctggagtagccatacttagatgggacaaaatagactttaaaacaaagcccATAACAAGAGACGAAGAAGGACACCATGTCATAACAAAGGGGACAACCCATCAACAAGATGTAACAACTGTAAATGTTTATGTCCCTAACTTGGGAGCGAGCAGCCAAATACATACAAcaactaataacaaacataaaggaactcatggataacaatacaataatagtaggggactgaACATCCccctcacagcaatggacagatcatccaagcagaaaatcaacaaggaaacaagggctttggaTGACACATTGGGGcaggtggatttcacagatatatgaggaacattccatcctaaagcagcagaatacacatccttCTCGAGGCACATGCAACAGTCTCCAGCACagatcacacactgggtcacaaatcagccctcaacacgTACAcgaagattgagatcataccatgtgCATTCTCAGACCACAGCGCAGTGAGACTTGAAGTCAGccacaagaaaatatttagaaagaccacaaatacatggaggttaaaggacatcctactagagaatgaatgggtcaaccaggaattaAGGAGGAAGTTTAAAACACATGGAAGTAAATGAAAACGAAAACACAACAGTTTGGAACGTTTGGGATGCAGCAACGGCTGTCCCaagaaggaagtatatagcaatgcaagcctacctcaagaaggaagaaaagctcAACTACagaacctaaccttacaccttaaaggagctggagaaagaacaacaaataaagcctaaatccaacaagagaagagaaataataaagattagagcagaaataggggtgtctgggtggctcagctggtgaagcatctgccttcagctcaggtcatgatctcagggtgctgggatccagtccagcTTCACGacccctactcagcagggagtctgcttctctctcttcctccacccctccccctgccattctttctctctctccccccataaataaataaataaataaataaataaataaataaataaataaataaaatattagatcagaaataaacaatacagaaacaaacaaaaacccagtagaacagatcaatgaaaccaagagctggttctctgaaagagttaataaaattgataaatccctagccagtcttatcaaaaagaaaagagaaaggaccaaaataaatgaatcatgaatgaaagaggaaagatcacaacaACACCACAAAAAataatcataagagaatattatgaaacaccatatgccaacaaattaacaacctagatgaaatggataaattcctagaaccaTTCAAACTACCgacactgaaacagaaagaaatttctagaaaatttgaacagatcaataaccagcaaagaaaatgaatcaataaCCAAacacctcccaacaaacaaaagtcctgggccagatggcttcccaggggaattctatgaaacatttaaagaagagttaatacctattcttcttgAACTAttccaaaagacagaaaaggaaggaaaacgtccaaattcactctatgaggccagcattaccctgataccaaaaccagataaagacgccactgaaaaagagaactacaggccattaaccctgatgaacatggctgcaaaaatcctcaacaagacactagcaaatcaaatccacaagatatttaaaaagtcattcaccacgatcaagtggggtttattcctgggctgaggggtggttcaatattcacaaatcaatccatgtgatacatcacatcaataagagaaaagagaagaaccatatgatcatttcaatagacacagaaaaggcatttgacagaGTACagtatccattcatgataaaaaccctcaacaaggtaggtttagagggaacccacctcaacctaataaaggccatatgAGAAAGTCCACAGTGAACACCATCCTCAGTGGGGAAGAACTGAGAGCCTGTCCCCTGAGGTCAGGAGGAGGACAGGcacgtccactctcaccactgtggTTCGACCTagaactggaagtcctagtctccgcagtcagacaacaaaaagaaataaaaggcctccATAtcggcaaggaagaagtcaaactttcactacttGTAGACGACATGACACTCTATACAGAAAACCCGAAAATCTCCACCGAAAAGCTGCTGAAACTGATTCGGGAATTCGGGAAACTCTCAGGACACAAAGTCAAGGTAGagaaatctgttccatttctGTGCAtcagtaatgaagcagcagaaagagaagttaaggaatcaaccccatttataattgcaccaaaaatcaaTAAGCTACCCaggaataagcttaaccaaagacgtaaaagatctgaaaactacagaacacttatgaaagaaattgaagatgacacaaagaaatggaaaggcaggatccctgggtggtgcagcagtttagcgcctgcctttggcccagggcgcgatcctggagacccgggatcgaatcccacatcgggctcccggtgcatggagcctgcttctccctctgcctgtgtctctgcctctctctctctctctgtgtgtgtgactatcataaataaataaaaaaaataaaaataataataataaaaaaagaaatggaaaggcattccatgctcacagattggaaaaccaaatattgttaacatgtccatgctacccagagTGATCTACACAATCgatgcaatgcctatcaaaataccagcagcatttttcacagagctggaacaaacaatcctaacatttgtgtggaaccacaaaagaccccaaatagccaaagcagccCTAAGAAAGAAAACCGAAGCCGGAAGCATCACGACTCCAGACTTCCAGCTGCACTACAaggctgtgatcatcaagacagcctGGTGCTGGCACAACAGCCGActcacagatcaatggaacagaagcgAGAACCTTAACATGGACCCTCAACTTATGGTCAGctcatttttgacaaagcaggaaagaatatccagttgaaaaaagacagtgtcttcaacaaatggtgctggggaaaccgGACAGCAGAGGAGTGGAACTGGACCGTTTCCTTATACCAGacacaaatacattaaaaaatgggttaaatacctaaatgtgacacctgaaaccataaaaatcctggaagagagcacagggagtaatttctctgacatctgccATAACATGTTTCTAGATAAGTCTCCGGAGGCGAGGGaagctattgggacttcgtcaagatgAAATGCTTcctcacagcaaaggaaacaaccaacaaaactaaaggacaacctacaggatgggagaaggtatttgtaaaGACAGATCGGATAAAGGGCTGGTGTCCAAGATCcatgaagaacttatcaaactcaacaaccccaaaatgtaaaaaatccaatttaaaaatgggcagaagacgtgaGCAGACACGTCTCCAGCGGAGACCCACACGGGGCCCCAGACACGCGGGAAGATGCTCCACGTCCCTCGCTGTCCTGGAGACACACACCAACACCATGtgggaccccccaccccatcccgcaCGCCCGTCAGGACGGCCACCGTCGGGAGGCGACAGGtgcagggaggatgtggagaaaggggagcctctCTGCGGCTGGTGGGAACGCAGGCGGGCGGCCACTGTGGGGACGGGAAGGGGTGGCCTTGGGGAGCCGGACACAGAGCTGCCCTATGATCCCGAAAGTGCACTGCTGGGTACCGACCCCGCAGCCCAGAGGCGGTGAGctgcaggggcacctgcacccccgcGTTCCCAGGGGC from Canis aureus isolate CA01 chromosome 30, VMU_Caureus_v.1.0, whole genome shotgun sequence includes the following:
- the LOC144302060 gene encoding uncharacterized protein LOC144302060; its protein translation is MAASTLSVCSSDLSYDSRVCLPGSGDSCPDSPWQVDDCPESYCEPPCCAPASCLTLLCTPASCGSSSCPPACPGSCQPSCGSCSPCQEGCGVSVCCKPVCCTPVCCKPICCTPVCCKPVCCTSVCCKPVCCTPVCCKPVCCTPVCCKPVCCQASPCCQPSPCRPSSCVSLLCRPVCRPACCSSSSPCQSSCCRQASSMSLLCRPMCSR